In Takifugu rubripes chromosome 22, fTakRub1.2, whole genome shotgun sequence, the genomic window AAGACCTGCTGCGCAGATGAGGTCCATTTGCGCGTGGGAGATTTTAATATcgccttttttttggggggttttaaaGCGAGGAGAAGGGGCTGGTGTGGCCGAGCCCGCGCCTGCCTTTGTCTCCTGCTCGTCCACGCTGCAGCGGGTACGCTAGGTGGCAAACTTTCCACTGGAATCAGCCGGCAGCAGGACCATTCAAAGCAACCAGAACGATCAGATTCTTCCCAAATTGTGTTGATGAATGTCTTAATCAAAGGCTGTCCCTCTCAGGTCTCGCCTCATTGGAAAGTTATGATTGAATGTTAATAATCTTCTATTCCACATCCATTGTGTGCAGGCTACATCAGGTGGTCACTGGCGTGTTAAGGGGATGATTTTGCAGTTTTGTCCTTCCATTCGGTCACGGACCATTTGAGTGTTAACTTTttagctctgagtgatggaaaTCCCTGTTGACCTTTTGCTTGTTGCAGTTTATACCCATGAGTGTGAATTTGTGAGGAAAATGACAATTCTGTAGCATGAAGAGCTCCTTATGGAAAATGCTCCCTCTTAGATTTTGGTCATAAATAAGTCAAAATAACCAATGATTACAAATCTTCAGCCAGAGGAGGACACGCCTGCAGGCACAACGAGACAACAACAGCTACAAGGTAGCGAGCTTGAAGGAAACAGACCCCGCGGCTTAATCCATATGAATAAAGAGGCGGTCATCAGACATGTCGCCaccaaaaaggacaaaaactcAATATGTCTGACACTGATGACGCAAAGCACGAATGTGGCTTCCCATTAGTTCTTCTCTGACCTTTGCAACGTGGCACCAATATAGCGGTGAACCTCAAAAGGTCAaggaagacagagaaaaagacgTTCCAGAGGTGAGCGCGGCGGGAACGTGTCCAGAGACTCTGCTTTTGAGGCCGTTTGAGTCGAACCTGCAGCCACATCCGGGGCGTTGCAACGCACGTGGGATAAATCATCTATATGAGCAATAAACCCGCGTTTACGAtctgttcaaaaaaaaaaaaagacagcatttTATTGTGTTCTGCCGCTGCCAACATAGACGATTATATTGAAGTCAGTCTCATCGTGCATCCTGCCAGCACGtttcagcaaaaacaaaggaaaccgGGCATGAAGCTGCACAGTGCTGCGAAGTCACGCTCTGATTAAAAACTTACATTAAACGTGATGGTGCTACATTACTACCTAAAGGATTTGGGGACCCCCTTCCACTCACTTTCAGAAATTAACCTGTGGTAAAGTCATggacccacttcctgtctgtcatccAGATGCATGGGGTCAATCCAAGAATAAACACTGGCCCACTCACTTGTGAGGATCTTCCACGTCTTTTTCTCGTCGTCATAGTACTGGACCAGGTTGCTGGGGAGGCGATCGGGTCCGGGAGGAAGACCCCCCACCAGCAGGAGCATTTTTTTATTGGAACGGATCCTGTAATGGCAGAGACGTGGGTGTGTTAGAAAACACAAGACAGCCAAACACCAAAATAAAGACAACCAGAAGCTGCTAGCTCAACACCAACAGATGCGTCAATCtctgaaagaaaatgaataaaatgaagcAGCATGTGGCCAAATTAATCataattattaaaaaagaaaatgagcagtGAAAGTCCTGGGCATCAGGTCATCACGCTGGAAGCCAAAAGTGCACCCAAGCATGTAAAGTTGTCAATCTAACGTCTCCATTTCATCGGTTTCGAGGATCACGTGACATCTCGTAGCTAGCTGAACGCGACACCGACCAAAAGCCGGACCCTGCCACACACCAATGACTATTCTCTAGGACCTAATAGAttccaataaaagaaaatacacaaattAATCACAATATGGAGCTAAAAGGAAGTAGCTGGCCTTTATATTTATTCAGATTCAGTGTTTTTATACATAGACAGTATGCTTCAGCAAACCGCTATAGCCCTGCCCCGTCCTCTGCTACTGGCCCATTCCTGAGTGTTTTGGGGTTATTCGTATGTAAATGAGCCCCTGGACATAGATAATGGTGATTAattgagagaggagagaaacagaggcaTGTGAAACCAATTATGAGGATCCCTGATTCTTTGCTCATTTAGGGGCCATATGTGAGAATAGACATGTTACAGTGGGAAATATTTCACTTCAGGGATTCTGTTTCCAACGTGAATAAAttgtccagtgtgtgtgtgtgtgtgtgtgtgtgagaggctgTATACAGTGGGAATCTGACGCCATCGCTTCCCATGTGATCTCCAGCCAGCGTGTGTACAGTCAAAGCTGACAACAGCGACATCCATCAGTCGGCTCGCTGACAAAGTCTGTCTTCATTCCGGCTCCCTAAACTGCTGATCTGGGCTAATGCTGGAGGAAAACACGCCGCTCGGCCCCTTCCTGTCACAATGTGTCCGACCTGAACGCCGGACGCTCGCGCTAAAATGAGACTTTCCGGTTATTTCTGACGCTCGTCTACGCGGTAACTTGGCGCTTGTTTTCGACGGGCAGATGAGAAAACCCTCCCAGAAGCCCGCGCGTCCTACCGACCACCTACGTGGTGGAGATGGAAGAGTACTTCAGTGAGTGGGGCTGCACTTTAGAGTGCAATTTGTTGGGGTTTTACAAGTGGGAGGCATTTAATCACCTTTTATCTCTTCTGAAATGGCCCCTTCCCGTTCTGTGCTGTCAGCGTGTGCACGGGTGTGACACGACATGTTCCGGCCTTACCTGCTCGCCACGGTCTGCCTGCAGTGCTGCCTGAAGGGCATGAGGTGGTAGTTCATAGCGTCCAGGAGTAGTTTCTGGCACACGGGGTCAGTCCTCATGAAGTCGACAGACTGCACTCTCTCCACCAGCTCTGGAGCCGGTATGAGGGCGAAGCGCAGCCTCTTCATGAGGTCCGGCGCGTAGTGCATGCGAGTCTCTCGGTCATGCTCCAGCCACAGGACTGACATCTGGAAGAGAGCCAGCTCCGACTCCACCGGAGGCGGCAGAGCGTCCAGCATGGCGCACATCTCCTCaaagttcagcagcagcacgtcCTCCACCAGGTACTTGTTGGCCAGCTTCTTGGTCTCGTCCAGCCCGTGGAGGGCGGCGATCTTGCAGATTTGCTTGTAGTTCTGCACGGAGATCTGGTCGTTGAGGAACTGCACGCTGAGCTTGGTGATCTGCGGGATGTTGAGGATCTTACTGACTGAAAGCACTTCTTCCACTGTGTCCAGGGAAAGAGTCACGTTGGCTGTGTACAGATACTCCAGCACCAGTCTTAGTCCAACAGAGGAGCAGCCCTGGAGGACCAGGTTATTGATGGGCCTGGCACTGGGGGTCACCAGCTTGTCATCCGGAGAGGACGAGGGAGTCCCACTGCTGGCCTGGTCCCCTTTGCTCCCCTCGTTGTTGATGACATTgtgggaagagaagagagatCTGAAGTACTGGGAGCAGGATGCCAGCACTGCCTTGTGGCAGTGGAACTGCTGTCCCTGGGCAGTGAGAGTCACATCGCAGAACAGCTGCTTCCTCCACAGGAGATTGAGCCCGTGCAGCAGGGTGTCGCTGTGCGTTGGGTCAAAGGTGGATGTTCTATCGCCCGATCTGGACATGACTTCCTGACTGTGAACGCCACCTGGTCAACAAACACAGAACATCAGCCATTCACCGCGGGTCATTTTGACACAGAACGCGCAGGGGAAGCCGGAGACGCGGAACTATTCCGAGCGAAATGGTTTCTGGCGTAAGTTGGCGCATCCGGAGGGAGGCAGCCGCCGGGGCGATCCAGCCGGCGACCGGCGGCGTCCACCGCGGCTTCGGTCAACTTTGAGCTCCGGTCGTAAAGCAGCAGACACCATCGCAGCAGCTGCCACAAGGCGCAGCTTTTATTCATCCTAAACCGAAGAGCGAGGGGGGGTTTTAATCGGAGGTTTTGTGCGGGGCGCCGTCAAAACAAACCGGGGGGGGAAAACGCAGCTGCCGCGCCGCTCGCCCCCCTCGGTTGCGCGGCTGAAGTTGCCAGATAAGAGCGAGAGACGACCGAGGACGCCGCGTTCTGCCCGACACTTTCTTCTATCTTGTTTCACACCCCCAGATACGAGGACATTAACACCCTGCGCAGATTTTACGGAGTCGTACAAAAGCAATTAGTTCGCCTCCGAGCCGTCAGCGGCGGCGCGGCAGCGTTTCGCCTCCACTTACGCGGACGTGGAATATTCACGGAAAACGCCGACGTCGGAATCCTGAAACACCAGCATGCTTAATCCTACATTTCTAAGCTATTTCAATCCGCTCGGTGTGCGTAAACTTGAGCAAAGGTGCGGTAAAAAGCGCCTCTCACCATTCTAGCCGTCATGACGCGAGCAGCTCGCCAGGAGCCAAACTTACCTGACTTCAGCTCTTGGAccccagaaaaaaaataaaaaataaagtagCTTCGGGGTgcccaaaaaaaaacagtcttcagtctcctctttgttctccttTAAAGATATTTCCTTCCTCCAGAAGTCGGTGGTCGACGGGGACTGAGAATAAACATTGACTCCAACTCATAAAGTCACTATTTgagcttttttgttgttgccggCGATCATTTGTTCTTCTGAATTAAAAAGAAGTGTGTGAGTCTGAGAGGGAGCTGTGCTTTCTGctagagaagaagaagaagaagaagaaatataCGTGTGACAAATTATGCTACCAAGAAACAACACATCATTATCCTTGGGCCTGGGGCTCAGTGAGTCGTAACGAGAGTAATAGGAAATCCACGGTTGGGGAGAGAAACGGTCGTGCATGGCCGGTGGAGAGAGACCATGCAGGGGTATGGATGCTGGAGAGACTCGCAAAATTATGGCTCAAGGCTATTGTAAAAACTGTCGAGCGTAAATGACTGCGATTTCAAACATCtatggaagaaagagaggagaaagggggagaaaaagcgAGTCTTCCCCTCGCTGTTATAGAGAGAACCGTCAAGTTTTAGTGCGCATTGCTAATTAGTCAATTTCTCTCTGCCTTCACAGCCCGACGACTTTGCTGCTGAGCTGAAACTGCTAATTTCTGGGACCAGCCTTTTTTTGGCTGTGAACTGGATGGATGAATGGCTTGTCTCGCACAAATGACAAAAAGCCCCTGCCTTAATCTCCATCGCCAAAATAACCCCTCATCTCattctgctcctgcagggctTTCAGGAGAAGGTGATTTacgcccccccccaaataaaataaaataacctcAAGTTTTGGTTTAAACAAGACATGTGTCAAACAAACACGAGGTttgcttcctttcttttttaatcttctaACTGCTCACAGGCTCTGCTGATGCAAAGTTTCCAAACACGAAAGCAGGAAAAGTTGGACACAACGGCGCTTTTGTGTGTTATCATCTCATCTGGCGGAGTTATTGTGTCACCAGCCGGCCGCTGCAGGCCTGAAAACAAAGCTTTCAGATGCAAGGCTTGAACTTTGCAAACCGCCTCTTTGCCTCTTTGTCTAAACCAAATCTGTGCTGAGAATCGAG contains:
- the klhl14 gene encoding kelch-like protein 14 isoform X1 produces the protein MSRSGDRTSTFDPTHSDTLLHGLNLLWRKQLFCDVTLTAQGQQFHCHKAVLASCSQYFRSLFSSHNVINNEGSKGDQASSGTPSSSPDDKLVTPSARPINNLVLQGCSSVGLRLVLEYLYTANVTLSLDTVEEVLSVSKILNIPQITKLSVQFLNDQISVQNYKQICKIAALHGLDETKKLANKYLVEDVLLLNFEEMCAMLDALPPPVESELALFQMSVLWLEHDRETRMHYAPDLMKRLRFALIPAPELVERVQSVDFMRTDPVCQKLLLDAMNYHLMPFRQHCRQTVASRIRSNKKMLLLVGGLPPGPDRLPSNLVQYYDDEKKTWKILTIMPYNSAHHCVVEVENFLLLLGGEDQWNPNGKHSTNFVSRYDPRFNSWIQLPPMQERRASFFACRLDKHLYVIGGRNESGYLSSVESYNLETNEWNYVSSLPQPLAAHAGAVHNGKIYISGGVHNGEYVSWLYCYDPVMDVWARKQDMNTKRAIHALAGMNDRLYAIGGNHLKGFSHLDVMLVECYDPKADQWNILQTPILEGRSGPGCAVLDDNIVLVGGYSWSMGAYKSSTICYCPEKGTWTELEGEVAEPLAGPACSTVVLPACLPFNK
- the klhl14 gene encoding kelch-like protein 14 isoform X2, which encodes MSRSGDRTSTFDPTHSDTLLHGLNLLWRKQLFCDVTLTAQGQQFHCHKAVLASCSQYFRSLFSSHNVINNEGSKGDQASSGTPSSSPDDKLVTPSARPINNLVLQGCSSVGLRLVLEYLYTANVTLSLDTVEEVLSVSKILNIPQITKLSVQFLNDQISVQNYKQICKIAALHGLDETKKLANKYLVEDVLLLNFEEMCAMLDALPPPVESELALFQMSVLWLEHDRETRMHYAPDLMKRLRFALIPAPELVERVQSVDFMRTDPVCQKLLLDAMNYHLMPFRQHCRQTVASRIRSNKKMLLLVGGLPPGPDRLPSNLVQYYDDEKKTWKILTIMPYNSAHHCVVEVENFLLLLGGEDQWNPNGKHSTNFVSRYDPRFNSWIQLPPMQERRASFFACRLDKHLYVIGGRNESGYLSSVESYNLETNEWNYVSSLPQPLAAHAGAVHNGKIYISGGVHNGEYVSWLYCYDPVMDVWARKQDMNTKRAIHALAGMNDRLYAIGGNHLKDVMLVECYDPKADQWNILQTPILEGRSGPGCAVLDDNIVLVGGYSWSMGAYKSSTICYCPEKGTWTELEGEVAEPLAGPACSTVVLPACLPFNK